In Alphaproteobacteria bacterium, one DNA window encodes the following:
- the fabI gene encoding enoyl-ACP reductase FabI, with the protein MPSTSLPSVTLEGKKGLVLGIANESSIAFGCAEGFRRLGADLAITYLNEKSKSYVEPLANRLGTELLLPCDVREPGQMEAVFDAIQQKWGKLDFALHSIAFAPKEDLQGRVTDCSRDGFLLAMDVSCHSFIRMAKLAEPLMTGGGSLFTMSYYGAEKVVEHYNLMGPVKAALEASVRYLAHELGPKGIRVHAISPGPIRTRAASGIDRFDELMEHAAARAPMHKLVSVEDVGMATALLATDAASLITGETMYVDGGQHIID; encoded by the coding sequence ATGCCCAGCACAAGCCTACCCAGCGTGACACTTGAAGGCAAAAAAGGCCTGGTGTTGGGCATTGCCAATGAGTCCTCCATCGCCTTTGGCTGCGCCGAGGGTTTTCGTCGGTTGGGCGCGGATTTGGCGATCACTTATCTGAACGAAAAATCGAAGAGTTATGTGGAGCCTCTGGCCAACCGCTTGGGCACGGAATTGCTGCTGCCTTGCGATGTGCGCGAGCCGGGGCAGATGGAGGCTGTGTTCGATGCCATTCAGCAGAAATGGGGCAAGTTGGATTTCGCTTTGCATTCTATTGCCTTTGCGCCCAAGGAAGACCTGCAAGGCCGCGTCACCGATTGCAGCCGCGATGGGTTCTTGCTGGCGATGGACGTGTCCTGCCATTCCTTTATTCGCATGGCCAAGCTGGCCGAGCCGTTGATGACGGGTGGTGGCAGCCTGTTCACCATGAGCTATTACGGCGCCGAGAAAGTGGTGGAACACTATAATCTGATGGGCCCGGTCAAGGCCGCCCTCGAAGCCAGCGTGCGTTATCTGGCGCATGAATTGGGGCCCAAGGGCATTCGCGTTCATGCCATTTCACCCGGTCCCATCCGCACCCGCGCGGCTTCGGGCATTGATCGCTTCGACGAGCTGATGGAGCACGCCGCCGCCCGTGCGCCCATGCATAAGCTGGTTTCGGTGGAAGATGTCGGCATGGCCACGGCCCTGCTGGCGACCGATGCCGCTTCCTTGATCACGGGCGAGACCATGTATGTGGATGGCGGTCAGCACATCATCGATTGA